The following are from one region of the Hymenobacter radiodurans genome:
- a CDS encoding amino acid kinase family protein → MTPVFCAITHDGQGQLLNTNADTIASTLARALAHSYQVELHFCFEKDGVLADVNDESSVIPQITPSLYADLKASGAIAAGMLPKLDNAFAALDEGVSKVIIGNALKINEPVKTILCRD, encoded by the coding sequence TTGACGCCCGTATTCTGCGCTATCACCCACGACGGACAGGGCCAGCTCCTCAACACCAACGCCGATACCATTGCCAGCACCTTGGCCCGCGCGCTAGCCCATTCTTACCAAGTAGAGCTGCATTTCTGCTTCGAGAAAGACGGTGTGCTGGCTGATGTAAACGACGAAAGCTCCGTGATTCCGCAAATCACGCCCTCGCTCTACGCCGACTTGAAAGCCAGCGGGGCCATTGCGGCCGGTATGCTGCCCAAGCTTGACAATGCCTTTGCAGCGCTGGATGAGGGCGTATCGAAAGTTATTATTGGGAACGCACTGAAAATTAACGAACCGGTAAAAACCATTCTATGCCGGGACTAA
- a CDS encoding amino acid kinase family protein produces the protein MSEVLKIFKIGGGIIDDTAQLTQFLKELAQVGGKKIVVHGGGKGANELLTTLGMLPNMVNGRRITDAATLDVVTMFYAGKTNKQIVALLQQAGVNALGLSGADGNVIQATMRAVGEIDYGYVGDLQKQSINTKLIELLLGAI, from the coding sequence ATGAGCGAAGTCCTGAAAATATTTAAGATCGGTGGTGGAATTATTGACGATACGGCTCAGCTTACTCAGTTCTTAAAGGAGCTGGCACAAGTGGGGGGCAAAAAAATTGTGGTGCACGGCGGCGGCAAAGGCGCCAATGAGCTGTTGACGACGCTGGGTATGCTGCCCAACATGGTGAACGGCCGCCGCATCACCGACGCCGCCACGCTGGACGTAGTGACCATGTTTTATGCCGGCAAAACAAACAAGCAAATTGTGGCCCTGCTCCAGCAAGCCGGCGTAAATGCGCTGGGCCTGTCCGGTGCTGATGGTAATGTTATTCAGGCTACGATGCGCGCCGTGGGAGAAATTGACTACGGCTATGTGGGCGACTTGCAGAAGCAAAGTATCAATACAAAGTTGATAGAACTGCTGCTGGGGGCAATTTGA
- a CDS encoding GNAT family N-acetyltransferase, with product MIIRVANAADARYVETLCQWYEESAKQRGVGIAKRDPEYVRKKMLKGDSIIAFIDNELAGFCYIETFEDNKFVVNSGLIVNTALRKEGLGRAIKHEVFKLSRTKYPAAKIFGITTSLAVMKINTELGYKPVTFTELTRSDDFWKGCSSCKNYPILMENERKMCLCTGMVYDTLNDQYSQQAQETIDFIEPRKQ from the coding sequence ATGATAATACGAGTAGCCAATGCCGCCGATGCGCGGTATGTGGAAACACTTTGTCAATGGTACGAGGAATCGGCCAAACAGCGGGGCGTAGGCATTGCCAAGCGCGACCCCGAATACGTGCGCAAGAAAATGCTGAAAGGCGACTCCATCATTGCCTTTATCGACAATGAGCTGGCAGGTTTCTGCTATATCGAAACCTTCGAGGACAACAAGTTTGTGGTCAACTCGGGCCTGATTGTGAATACCGCCTTGCGCAAGGAAGGCCTAGGGCGCGCCATCAAGCACGAGGTGTTCAAGCTCTCGCGCACTAAGTACCCAGCGGCCAAGATTTTCGGTATTACCACCAGCTTGGCAGTTATGAAGATCAATACGGAGCTAGGCTATAAGCCCGTGACCTTCACGGAACTAACGCGAAGCGACGACTTCTGGAAGGGCTGTTCCAGCTGCAAGAACTACCCGATTCTCATGGAGAATGAGCGCAAAATGTGCCTGTGCACCGGCATGGTCTACGATACCCTAAACGACCAATATAGCCAGCAGGCCCAGGAAACCATTGATTTCATCGAACCTCGTAAGCAATAA
- the argG gene encoding argininosuccinate synthase gives MMKKVVLAYSGGLDTSYCVVYLTKELGLEVHTVIVNSGGFSAEELQSIETRAYELGSSKHEVIDVTERFYKDCLRFLLFGNVLKNDTYPLSVSAERMFQSLALAEYAREHKADYIAHGSTGAGNDQVRFDVAFSVIAPNTEIITPIRDQKLSRQAEIEYLRSHGVEMSWEKAKYSINKGIWGTSVGGVETLTSNQALPETAYPTQLQQAEPTSIEVTFEKGEPVALNGQKMPPVQLIQELNELAGQYAIGRDIHVGDTILGIKGRVGFEAPAPLILIKAHHLLEKHTSSRWQLLHKDYIANWYGTLLHEAQYLDPVMRDMEAFLESSQARVSGTVFIKLKPYQFELQGIDSKYDMMRSKVATYGEENDAWDARDAQGFIKIFSNQLKIHSSFNGEG, from the coding sequence ATAATGAAAAAGGTAGTTTTAGCGTACAGTGGCGGTCTGGATACGTCGTACTGCGTGGTGTATCTGACCAAAGAGCTAGGCTTGGAAGTACACACGGTCATTGTCAACTCGGGGGGCTTTTCTGCCGAGGAATTGCAAAGCATTGAGACGCGGGCCTACGAGTTGGGTTCGTCCAAGCACGAAGTAATCGATGTCACGGAGCGCTTCTATAAAGACTGTCTGCGGTTTTTGCTGTTCGGCAACGTCCTGAAAAACGACACCTATCCGCTCTCTGTTAGCGCCGAGCGCATGTTTCAGTCGCTGGCACTAGCCGAGTATGCTCGAGAGCATAAGGCCGACTACATCGCCCACGGTAGCACCGGCGCCGGCAACGACCAGGTGCGCTTCGATGTGGCTTTCTCCGTGATTGCGCCCAACACCGAAATCATTACGCCCATCCGCGACCAGAAGCTCTCCCGTCAAGCCGAAATCGAGTATCTGCGCAGCCACGGCGTAGAAATGAGTTGGGAAAAGGCCAAATATTCCATTAACAAAGGTATCTGGGGCACGAGCGTGGGCGGCGTCGAAACGCTGACTTCGAATCAAGCGCTGCCCGAAACGGCTTATCCCACCCAGTTGCAGCAAGCAGAACCTACTTCTATCGAAGTTACCTTCGAAAAAGGTGAGCCTGTAGCCTTGAACGGCCAGAAAATGCCCCCCGTGCAGCTTATTCAAGAGTTGAACGAGCTAGCCGGTCAATACGCTATCGGCCGCGACATCCACGTGGGCGACACGATTCTGGGTATCAAGGGCCGCGTAGGCTTCGAAGCTCCGGCTCCGCTGATTCTGATCAAAGCGCACCATTTGTTGGAGAAGCACACCTCATCGCGTTGGCAGCTACTGCATAAGGACTACATCGCCAACTGGTACGGCACGCTGCTGCACGAAGCCCAATACCTTGATCCAGTTATGCGCGACATGGAAGCTTTCTTGGAGTCGTCGCAGGCGCGCGTGTCGGGCACGGTGTTTATCAAGCTGAAGCCATATCAGTTTGAGCTGCAAGGCATTGATTCCAAGTATGATATGATGCGCTCCAAAGTGGCGACCTACGGCGAGGAAAATGACGCCTGGGATGCCCGCGACGCGCAAGGCTTCATCAAAATATTCAGCAACCAGCTTAAAATTCACAGCAGCTTCAATGGCGAAGGTTAA
- the argC gene encoding N-acetyl-gamma-glutamyl-phosphate reductase: protein MAKVKVGIVGGAGYTAGELIRILLQHSQVTIGAVVSSSNAGNPVYQVHDDLVGETDLRFQSDLNGDEEVVFLCLGHGNSRSFLEKNAVPAGAKIIDLSNDFRLNADKEVAGRSFVYGLPELNKAAIQSAQNIANPGCFATAIQLALLPLAQAGQLTDDVHVSAITGSTGAGQSLSETVHFSWRTSNISIYKPFTHQHLGEIGESLAQLQPQLEGDMHFIPYRGNFSRGIFASVYTPSDLSQDEARQLFKDFYADAPFTTVSDKEIHLKQVVNTNKCLLHVQKFGKQLLITSVIDNLVKGASGQAVQNMNLLLGYPENEGLQLKSVAF from the coding sequence ATGGCGAAGGTTAAGGTAGGCATCGTGGGCGGGGCCGGCTACACGGCCGGCGAGCTGATCCGCATTCTGCTGCAACATTCGCAGGTGACGATTGGCGCGGTGGTCAGCTCTTCCAACGCGGGTAACCCCGTCTACCAAGTGCACGATGATCTGGTGGGCGAAACCGACCTGCGTTTTCAAAGCGACCTGAACGGCGATGAAGAGGTAGTTTTTCTATGCCTAGGTCACGGCAATTCGCGCAGCTTTCTGGAGAAAAACGCCGTGCCAGCAGGAGCTAAAATCATTGACTTAAGCAATGACTTTCGGCTGAATGCGGATAAAGAAGTAGCCGGACGCAGCTTTGTGTACGGACTGCCTGAACTGAACAAAGCCGCTATTCAGTCGGCGCAGAACATTGCCAATCCTGGGTGCTTTGCTACGGCTATTCAACTGGCATTGCTGCCGCTGGCGCAAGCCGGGCAGCTTACCGATGATGTGCACGTATCGGCTATTACGGGCTCTACGGGCGCTGGGCAGAGCTTATCGGAGACAGTACACTTCTCTTGGCGCACCAGCAATATATCCATCTATAAGCCCTTCACTCACCAGCACCTCGGCGAAATAGGGGAGAGCTTAGCGCAACTCCAGCCGCAGTTGGAAGGTGATATGCATTTCATTCCGTACCGCGGCAATTTCTCGCGCGGCATCTTCGCCAGCGTGTACACGCCGTCCGATTTAAGTCAGGACGAGGCGCGGCAGCTGTTCAAGGATTTCTACGCTGATGCTCCTTTCACAACTGTATCGGACAAGGAAATTCACCTCAAGCAGGTAGTGAACACCAACAAGTGTTTGCTGCACGTGCAGAAATTCGGCAAGCAACTGCTCATCACGTCGGTTATCGACAACTTAGTAAAGGGTGCCTCCGGGCAGGCTGTGCAGAACATGAACCTGCTCCTTGGGTACCCCGAAAACGAAGGACTCCAGCTTAAATCAGTCGCTTTCTAA
- a CDS encoding aspartate aminotransferase family protein, which yields MDLFNVYPLVNITPVKALGATLWDENGQEYLDFYGGHAVISIGHSHPHYVRRISEQLNQIGFYSNSVQIPIQAELAQKLGEVSGYPDYSLFLCNSGAEANENALKLASFHTGKKHVVAFKGAFHGRTSGAVAATDNAKIVAPFNAGHGISFVGYDLAEVERVIQTEEVCAVIVEPIQGVGGIIMPSDEFLQGLAALCKTHGVVLIADEVQSGYGRSGRFFAHQHAGIQPDIISVAKGMGNGFPIGGILISPELKASYGLLGTTFGGNHLACAAALAVLEVIEQENLIAHANELGGFLRAELEAHAGAQEIRGRGLMVGIKYDFPIKDLRDKLLMEKHIFVGNASDPMVLRLLPPLNITKVEVDQFLQALYDLTEKSVDVIHQASALD from the coding sequence ATGGATTTATTCAACGTTTACCCGCTTGTTAACATCACGCCGGTAAAGGCGCTGGGCGCAACGCTTTGGGACGAAAACGGCCAAGAGTACCTGGATTTTTACGGCGGCCACGCCGTTATTTCTATTGGTCACAGCCACCCGCACTACGTCCGCCGCATCAGTGAGCAGCTGAACCAGATCGGGTTTTACTCTAACTCCGTTCAAATCCCAATTCAGGCGGAACTGGCGCAAAAGCTGGGTGAGGTGTCGGGCTATCCTGACTATAGCTTGTTCCTGTGTAACTCTGGTGCCGAAGCCAACGAGAATGCACTGAAGCTGGCTTCGTTTCATACGGGCAAAAAGCACGTCGTTGCCTTCAAAGGCGCCTTCCACGGCCGCACCTCCGGCGCTGTAGCTGCCACTGATAATGCCAAGATTGTCGCGCCCTTCAACGCGGGCCACGGCATCTCCTTCGTCGGCTATGATCTGGCCGAAGTGGAGCGCGTGATACAGACTGAAGAGGTTTGCGCCGTCATCGTGGAGCCAATTCAGGGCGTGGGGGGCATTATTATGCCGTCTGACGAATTTCTCCAAGGCCTCGCGGCGCTCTGCAAAACTCACGGCGTGGTGCTCATTGCTGATGAAGTGCAAAGTGGCTACGGTCGTAGCGGCCGTTTCTTTGCCCATCAGCATGCTGGTATTCAGCCCGATATTATTTCGGTAGCCAAGGGCATGGGCAACGGCTTCCCTATCGGTGGCATCCTGATTTCGCCGGAGTTGAAGGCGTCGTATGGCTTGCTGGGCACTACGTTTGGCGGCAACCATTTGGCCTGCGCCGCAGCGCTGGCAGTATTAGAGGTCATTGAGCAGGAAAATCTGATAGCCCACGCCAACGAACTGGGGGGCTTTTTACGGGCCGAATTGGAAGCCCACGCTGGCGCTCAGGAAATCCGTGGCCGTGGCCTGATGGTCGGCATCAAGTATGACTTCCCCATCAAAGACCTGCGCGACAAACTGCTGATGGAAAAGCACATCTTTGTGGGCAATGCCTCCGACCCAATGGTGCTCCGCCTGCTGCCGCCGCTCAACATCACGAAGGTAGAGGTAGACCAGTTCCTACAGGCATTGTACGACTTGACAGAGAAGTCAGTCGATGTCATTCACCAGGCTTCGGCACTGGATTAG
- the carA gene encoding glutamine-hydrolyzing carbamoyl-phosphate synthase small subunit — MKQVKLVLEDGTEIEGTSFGAFTSAAGEVVFSTAMTGYPENLTDPSFAGQILVLTYPMVGNYGVPGEELYESISRIFESDKIHIAGLVVNYYSEEHSHWNAAKSLGDWLKEYNIPGIFGVDTRMLTKKLREKGAMLGKIVAEVDVPLHDPNQENLVAQVSPAGVQHYGNGQHKIVLVDCGTKTNIIRCFLERDVELIRVPWDYDFTTLDYDGLFLSNGPGDPKMCTATIGHLQTALQQDKPIFGICLGSQLMGLAAGGDTFKLKYGHRSHNQPVLLTGTKRSYITSQNHGFAVDTHTLPAEWTMLFENLNDGTCEGIKHKTKPFFSTQFHPEAAGGPQDTEFLFDDFLKAVAEHKAAK; from the coding sequence ATGAAGCAAGTAAAGCTGGTGCTCGAAGACGGCACCGAAATCGAGGGTACATCCTTCGGCGCATTTACGTCCGCTGCGGGCGAGGTGGTGTTCAGCACAGCCATGACGGGCTACCCGGAAAACCTAACAGATCCATCTTTCGCCGGTCAGATTCTGGTGCTGACTTACCCCATGGTGGGCAACTACGGCGTACCAGGCGAGGAACTATACGAGTCCATTTCCCGGATTTTCGAGTCTGATAAGATTCACATTGCCGGCCTGGTTGTAAATTACTACTCCGAGGAACACAGCCACTGGAACGCCGCCAAGAGCCTCGGCGACTGGCTGAAAGAGTACAACATTCCCGGCATTTTCGGCGTCGATACCCGGATGCTCACCAAGAAGCTGCGCGAGAAAGGGGCCATGCTGGGCAAGATTGTCGCCGAAGTCGATGTGCCACTCCACGACCCTAACCAAGAGAACCTGGTGGCCCAGGTAAGCCCTGCTGGCGTGCAGCATTACGGCAACGGCCAGCACAAAATTGTGCTCGTTGACTGCGGCACCAAGACCAATATCATCCGCTGCTTCTTGGAGCGCGACGTAGAGTTGATCCGTGTGCCGTGGGACTACGACTTCACCACGCTCGACTACGACGGCCTATTCCTCAGCAATGGCCCCGGCGACCCAAAAATGTGCACCGCCACCATCGGACACCTCCAAACTGCTTTGCAGCAGGATAAGCCCATCTTCGGCATTTGCCTGGGCTCCCAGCTCATGGGCCTAGCCGCGGGTGGCGACACATTCAAGCTGAAGTATGGCCACCGCAGCCACAACCAGCCGGTGCTACTCACAGGCACCAAGCGTAGCTACATCACCTCGCAAAACCACGGCTTCGCGGTAGACACTCATACGCTTCCCGCCGAGTGGACCATGCTGTTCGAGAACCTAAACGACGGCACCTGCGAAGGCATCAAGCACAAAACCAAACCCTTCTTCTCCACCCAGTTCCACCCCGAAGCCGCCGGCGGCCCCCAGGATACGGAGTTTTTGTTTGATGATTTTTTGAAGGCTGTGGCGGAGCATAAAGCAGCTAAGTAG
- the carB gene encoding carbamoyl-phosphate synthase (glutamine-hydrolyzing) large subunit, with amino-acid sequence MEKPNKVLILGSGALKIGEAGEFDYSGSQALKALKEEGIRTILINPNIATVQTSDNIADDVYFLPVTPYFVEEVIKKEKPDGILVAFGGQTALNCAVALFRDGVFDKYNVKVLGTPVQSIIDTEDRDIFKEKLEQIGVLSARSVAVTTMEDALAAAEKIGFPIIVRAAFALGGLGSGFANNMDELRTLAQKSFTTSDQILVEESLKGWKEVEYEVVRDQYDNCITVCNMENFDPIGIHTGESIVVAPSQTLSNREYHKLRSIGIKTIRHLGIVGECNIQYALDPVSEDYRVIEVNARLSRSSALASKATGYPLAFVAAKLSLGYSLSELKNSVTQTTSAFFEPALDYVVVKLPRWDLGKFEGVNRQIGSAMKSVGEVMAIGKSFEEAIQKGLRMLDTGKRGFVANKPEQVDNATIDKLLSEPNEERIFAINLAFEAGYSIGQVHDLTKIDHWFLQRLLTIFELGKKLAAKRGNGLDALETGLLRDVKKAGFSDQQIAVKLLGEGDVKADELLVRARRKALGVLPVIKQIDTLAAEFPAKTNYLYSTYHGTENDLAPETNKSVVVLGSGVYRIGSSVEFDWCGVNAVQTAAEEGYKTIIINYNPETVSTDYDVSDRLYFEELSFERVMDILEFEQPNGVILSTGGQIPNNLATRLADANAPILGTAPARIDEAENRHKFSSIMDELGIGQPRWKELTSLEAMFEFVGEVGYPVLIRPSYVLSGASMNVVSNAFEMESFLKAATEVSAEYPVVVSEFIQEAKEIELDAVADKGEIVSYAISEHVEFAGVHSGDATMYYPPQRVYVGTVRKLKIIAEKIARRYEISGPFNIQFLEKNREIRVIECNIRASRSFPFVSKVSGNNLIKKATQVLLGKKVERDASELVYDLPFVGVKAPQFSFTRLPGADPVLRVDMVSTGEVGCLGDTAEEALLKSMLSVGYKIPQKSVLISSGPIISKIALLESARLLVQSGYSIYATQGTHRFFAEHNVPSSLVFWPDDHQEPNVLTYLKEKKIDLVINIPKNLSKGELDNDYKIRRTAVDFGVGLLTNARLAKAFIQAFCTLEMKDLKIKSWNEYKAM; translated from the coding sequence ATGGAAAAACCCAACAAAGTCCTCATCCTCGGTTCTGGCGCACTTAAAATTGGCGAAGCCGGAGAGTTCGATTATTCTGGCTCGCAAGCCCTGAAGGCGCTGAAAGAGGAAGGCATTCGTACCATCCTTATCAACCCCAACATTGCCACTGTGCAGACGTCGGACAACATTGCCGACGACGTATACTTCCTGCCCGTGACGCCCTACTTCGTGGAGGAAGTTATCAAGAAGGAAAAGCCCGATGGCATTCTGGTAGCCTTTGGGGGGCAAACTGCGCTGAATTGCGCTGTTGCGTTGTTCCGCGATGGCGTATTTGACAAGTACAATGTGAAGGTGCTAGGCACGCCCGTGCAGTCAATTATCGACACTGAGGACCGGGATATTTTCAAGGAGAAGCTCGAGCAGATTGGGGTGCTTTCGGCCCGTAGCGTGGCCGTGACGACCATGGAGGACGCGCTAGCCGCCGCCGAGAAAATCGGTTTCCCGATTATTGTGCGGGCGGCGTTTGCGCTGGGTGGCCTCGGCAGCGGTTTCGCCAATAACATGGACGAGTTGCGGACCCTGGCCCAAAAATCCTTCACAACCTCCGACCAAATTCTGGTGGAAGAGTCGTTGAAGGGCTGGAAGGAAGTGGAGTACGAAGTGGTGCGCGACCAGTATGATAACTGCATCACGGTCTGCAACATGGAGAACTTCGACCCCATCGGTATCCATACCGGGGAGAGCATCGTGGTGGCGCCTTCGCAGACATTGAGCAACCGCGAGTATCACAAGCTGCGCAGCATCGGTATTAAGACTATTCGTCACCTCGGTATTGTGGGCGAGTGCAACATTCAGTATGCCCTCGACCCCGTATCGGAGGACTACCGCGTGATTGAGGTTAATGCCCGCTTGTCGCGCTCCTCGGCGCTGGCTTCTAAGGCCACGGGCTACCCGCTGGCGTTTGTGGCGGCCAAGCTGAGCTTGGGCTACTCGTTGTCGGAGCTGAAAAACAGCGTGACCCAGACCACTTCGGCCTTCTTCGAGCCGGCTCTTGACTACGTGGTGGTGAAGCTGCCGCGCTGGGATTTGGGCAAGTTCGAGGGCGTAAACCGGCAGATTGGCTCCGCTATGAAAAGCGTAGGCGAGGTAATGGCCATCGGCAAATCCTTCGAGGAAGCCATCCAGAAAGGCCTGCGGATGCTGGATACCGGCAAGCGCGGCTTTGTGGCCAACAAGCCCGAGCAGGTGGACAACGCTACCATCGACAAGCTGCTGAGTGAGCCAAACGAGGAGCGCATCTTCGCTATTAATCTGGCGTTTGAGGCCGGCTATTCCATTGGGCAAGTGCACGATCTGACCAAGATTGACCACTGGTTCTTGCAGCGCCTGCTGACCATTTTCGAGCTGGGCAAGAAGCTGGCCGCTAAGCGCGGCAACGGCCTAGATGCCCTGGAAACGGGTCTGCTGCGCGACGTGAAGAAAGCCGGTTTCTCGGACCAGCAGATTGCCGTGAAGTTGCTGGGCGAAGGCGACGTGAAAGCCGACGAACTGTTGGTGCGGGCCCGCCGCAAAGCCCTGGGTGTGCTGCCAGTCATCAAACAGATTGACACGCTAGCAGCTGAATTCCCAGCCAAAACCAACTACCTCTACAGCACCTACCACGGCACCGAAAACGACCTCGCGCCGGAAACCAATAAGTCGGTGGTGGTGCTGGGCTCGGGCGTGTACCGCATTGGTAGCTCCGTGGAGTTCGACTGGTGCGGCGTAAATGCCGTGCAGACGGCCGCCGAAGAGGGCTACAAAACCATCATCATCAACTACAACCCCGAAACCGTTTCTACGGACTACGACGTATCGGACCGGCTATACTTCGAGGAACTTAGCTTCGAGCGGGTGATGGATATTTTGGAGTTCGAGCAGCCCAACGGCGTGATTCTGAGCACTGGGGGGCAAATTCCGAATAACCTCGCCACCCGCTTGGCTGATGCCAACGCCCCCATCCTGGGCACGGCTCCGGCCCGCATTGATGAGGCCGAGAACCGCCACAAGTTCAGCAGTATCATGGATGAGCTGGGCATTGGGCAGCCCCGCTGGAAGGAACTGACATCCTTGGAGGCAATGTTTGAGTTTGTGGGCGAGGTAGGTTACCCCGTGCTGATTCGCCCGAGCTACGTGCTGTCGGGAGCGTCCATGAACGTGGTTTCCAACGCGTTTGAAATGGAGTCGTTCCTGAAAGCAGCTACCGAAGTAAGCGCCGAATACCCGGTGGTAGTGTCGGAGTTTATCCAAGAAGCCAAGGAAATTGAGCTGGACGCAGTGGCCGACAAAGGCGAAATCGTGAGCTACGCCATTTCCGAGCACGTGGAATTTGCCGGCGTGCACTCCGGCGACGCCACCATGTACTACCCGCCCCAGCGCGTGTACGTAGGTACGGTGCGCAAGCTCAAAATCATTGCCGAGAAGATTGCCAGGCGCTATGAAATCAGCGGTCCGTTCAACATCCAGTTTCTGGAGAAAAACCGCGAAATCCGGGTGATTGAGTGCAACATCCGCGCCTCTCGCTCCTTCCCGTTCGTGTCGAAAGTATCGGGCAACAACCTAATTAAGAAAGCCACTCAGGTGCTGCTGGGCAAGAAAGTGGAGCGCGACGCGAGCGAACTGGTCTACGACCTGCCCTTCGTGGGCGTGAAGGCCCCGCAGTTCTCGTTTACCCGTCTGCCCGGCGCCGACCCCGTGCTGCGCGTAGATATGGTGAGCACAGGCGAGGTAGGCTGCCTGGGCGACACGGCCGAGGAAGCGCTGCTGAAATCGATGCTGAGCGTGGGCTACAAAATTCCGCAGAAGTCGGTACTGATTTCCAGCGGCCCCATCATCTCCAAGATAGCGCTGCTGGAATCGGCGCGGCTGCTGGTGCAAAGTGGCTATAGCATCTACGCCACGCAGGGCACGCACCGCTTCTTTGCCGAGCACAACGTGCCCAGCTCCCTCGTCTTCTGGCCCGACGACCACCAGGAGCCCAACGTACTGACCTACCTCAAGGAGAAGAAAATCGACTTGGTGATCAACATCCCCAAGAACCTCTCCAAGGGCGAGCTGGACAACGACTACAAAATCCGCCGCACCGCTGTGGACTTTGGAGTTGGCTTGCTAACTAATGCCCGCCTGGCCAAAGCCTTCATCCAAGCCTTCTGCACGCTGGAAATGAAGGATTTGAAGATCAAGAGCTGGAACGAGTATAAGGCGATGTAA
- a CDS encoding Rossmann-fold NAD(P)-binding domain-containing protein, which produces MKKFTSFADAGDYKALLQQALEIKANPYGYQYIGKNKTVGLIFFNPSLRTRLSSIKAAYNLGAQAWVLNAGADSWTLEMADGAVMNGGTQEHIKEAIAVMSQYCDVLGVRTFPTLKDREADYSEEVFNKILKYATVPVISLESATLHPLQSFADLITVAEHKQKERVKVVLTWAPHVRALPQCVPNSFADWFSEIDWVDFVITHPEGYELAPQFTKGARIEYDQKKALEGADFVQAKNWSSYLDYGQVISNDPSWMLTPEHLAGTHDAKFLHCLPVRRNVEVSDAILDSPNSLVIQEAGNRVFSMQTVLHEILK; this is translated from the coding sequence ATGAAAAAATTCACCTCTTTCGCCGATGCGGGCGACTATAAAGCCCTGTTGCAGCAAGCTCTGGAAATCAAGGCGAATCCCTACGGCTACCAGTACATTGGCAAGAATAAAACCGTTGGTCTGATATTCTTTAATCCTAGCCTACGCACCCGCCTCAGCTCTATCAAAGCTGCCTATAACCTCGGCGCGCAAGCGTGGGTGCTCAACGCCGGCGCCGATTCCTGGACGCTGGAAATGGCCGATGGCGCGGTGATGAACGGCGGCACTCAAGAGCACATCAAGGAGGCCATTGCGGTGATGAGTCAGTACTGCGACGTGCTGGGCGTGCGCACCTTTCCCACGCTTAAGGACCGCGAAGCGGACTACAGCGAAGAGGTTTTCAATAAGATTCTGAAGTACGCTACCGTGCCCGTTATCAGCTTGGAAAGCGCTACGTTGCACCCGCTCCAGTCGTTCGCCGATCTAATTACGGTAGCCGAGCACAAGCAGAAGGAGCGCGTGAAAGTGGTCCTGACCTGGGCTCCGCATGTGCGCGCTCTTCCTCAGTGCGTGCCCAACTCCTTTGCCGACTGGTTCTCGGAAATCGATTGGGTTGATTTCGTCATCACTCATCCTGAAGGCTACGAATTAGCCCCCCAGTTTACCAAAGGTGCCCGCATCGAGTATGACCAGAAGAAGGCCCTAGAAGGCGCAGACTTCGTGCAGGCCAAGAACTGGAGCAGCTACCTCGATTACGGCCAGGTCATCAGCAACGACCCGAGCTGGATGCTCACGCCTGAGCACCTGGCCGGCACCCACGATGCGAAGTTTCTACACTGCCTACCCGTGCGTCGCAACGTGGAAGTATCAGACGCTATTCTGGATTCGCCAAATTCGTTGGTAATTCAGGAGGCCGGCAACCGCGTGTTCTCAATGCAAACCGTGCTACACGAGATACTGAAGTAG